A single window of Desulfovibrio desulfuricans DNA harbors:
- a CDS encoding DUF2612 domain-containing protein: protein MWESAFADTGGIIMIQDNQDMSMVVGIAGMRPDAVSQALLMGNYIALKPEGVRVSWCAVTQDGGPLVAWGCQADGLAGWGGRPFGLRAEAC, encoded by the coding sequence GTGTGGGAATCTGCGTTTGCAGATACCGGCGGCATCATTATGATTCAGGACAACCAGGACATGAGCATGGTTGTAGGCATAGCGGGCATGCGACCAGATGCCGTTTCCCAGGCTTTGCTCATGGGCAATTACATAGCTCTCAAGCCTGAGGGGGTGCGCGTGAGCTGGTGTGCCGTTACGCAGGATGGCGGCCCGCTGGTGGCCTGGGGATGCCAGGCTGACGGCCTAGCCGGATGGGGGGGCAGGCCGTTTGGCCTCCGTGCTGAGGCCTGCTAG